From Pseudomonas sp. FP2335, the proteins below share one genomic window:
- a CDS encoding alpha/beta hydrolase, with the protein MNKRLALLLGLFVSCSTFAAGHDIKDSDLDRFPLKAGDLSLGLSQDWRQPLPNVTRALIIVHGRLRDAAAYLQSGEQAAENAGQATHTLVIAPRFLTEADARHEHLDKRILRWTDNGWMAGEPSTGPGPISSYGALDQIIKHLGNRKLFPALKEIVVAGHSGGGQVIQRFALTSHDHPKLQSEGIGLRYVVANPSSYAYFSPQRPVPFDAASCPGFNDWKYGMQNLPAYAKGRSVEQLEQAYVSRDVTYLLGQQDIDPKHHALDIGCEAQTQGAYRLIRGHNYFDYLKQRHPQLRHTLVEVPGVGHNGDGMFTSPQGQKVLFTQ; encoded by the coding sequence ATGAATAAACGACTGGCATTGCTGCTGGGTCTGTTCGTCAGCTGTTCAACGTTCGCCGCTGGGCACGACATCAAGGACAGCGACCTCGATCGTTTCCCACTCAAGGCCGGGGATCTCAGCCTGGGCTTGAGCCAGGACTGGCGCCAGCCGCTGCCAAACGTCACCCGCGCGCTGATCATCGTGCATGGCCGCCTGCGCGATGCCGCGGCCTATCTGCAAAGTGGCGAGCAGGCCGCCGAGAATGCCGGGCAAGCCACCCACACCCTGGTGATTGCACCGCGCTTTCTGACGGAGGCGGATGCGCGGCACGAGCATCTGGACAAGCGGATACTGCGCTGGACCGACAACGGCTGGATGGCCGGCGAACCGTCCACCGGCCCGGGCCCGATCAGTTCCTATGGCGCCCTCGACCAGATCATCAAGCACCTGGGCAACCGCAAGCTGTTCCCAGCGCTCAAGGAAATCGTGGTGGCCGGGCACTCCGGCGGTGGCCAGGTGATACAGCGTTTTGCCCTCACCAGCCACGATCATCCCAAGCTGCAAAGCGAAGGCATCGGCCTGCGGTATGTGGTGGCGAATCCTTCGTCCTACGCCTACTTCAGCCCACAGCGGCCGGTGCCGTTCGATGCCGCCAGTTGCCCAGGCTTCAACGACTGGAAATACGGCATGCAGAACCTGCCGGCCTATGCCAAAGGCCGCAGCGTCGAACAGCTGGAGCAGGCTTACGTGTCACGTGACGTCACGTACCTGCTGGGCCAGCAGGACATCGACCCGAAGCATCACGCGCTGGATATAGGCTGCGAGGCACAAACCCAGGGCGCGTATCGGTTGATTCGTGGGCACAATTATTTCGACTACCTCAAGCAGCGGCATCCGCAGTTGCGTCATACGCTGGTGGAAGTGCCCGGTGTCGGGCATAACGGCGATGGGATGTTTACGTCGCCGCAGGGGCAGAAGGTGTTGTTCACGCAATAA
- a CDS encoding HAD family hydrolase, translated as MSLSHIKHWVFDMDGTLTVAVHDFAAIRQALEIPAQDDILTHLAALPKDLAAAKHGWLLEHERELALGSVAAEGAVELVRELAGRGYRLGILTRNARELAHITLEAIGLADCFAVEDVLGRDDAQPKPDPDGLLKLAAAWDVAPSTMVMVGDYRFDLECGRAAGARTVLVNLAQNPWPELADWHAEDCAALRRMI; from the coding sequence GTGAGCCTGTCGCACATCAAGCACTGGGTATTCGACATGGACGGCACCCTGACGGTGGCCGTGCATGACTTTGCGGCGATCCGCCAGGCCCTGGAGATTCCTGCGCAGGACGACATCCTCACGCACCTGGCTGCCCTGCCCAAGGACCTCGCGGCGGCCAAGCATGGGTGGTTGCTGGAACATGAGCGCGAGCTGGCCCTGGGTTCGGTCGCGGCCGAGGGCGCAGTGGAACTGGTGCGTGAACTGGCCGGGCGCGGTTATCGCCTGGGCATCCTGACCCGCAATGCGCGGGAACTGGCGCACATCACTCTGGAGGCGATTGGTTTGGCGGACTGCTTTGCCGTCGAGGACGTATTGGGGCGTGATGATGCGCAGCCCAAGCCGGACCCGGATGGCTTGTTGAAACTGGCGGCGGCATGGGATGTGGCGCCGAGCACAATGGTGATGGTCGGCGATTATCGCTTTGACCTGGAGTGCGGTCGGGCGGCGGGGGCGCGGACGGTGTTGGTCAACCTGGCGCAGAACCCGTGGCCGGAACTTGCCGATTGGCATGCCGAGGACTGCGCGGCCTTGCGCCGGATGATCTAA
- the tesB gene encoding acyl-CoA thioesterase II has product MSQVLEDLVDLLTLEPIEENLFRGRSQDLGFRQLFGGQVLGQSLSAASQTVEEARHVHSLHGYFLRPGDAALPVVYSVDRVRDGGSFSTRRVTAIQKGNPIFTCSASFQYDEEGFAHQSTMPVVVGPENLPSELELTQQRAHLIPEHMRDKLLCPKPIEVRPVTEKDPFNPQPSDPVKYVWFRADGALADTPALHKYLLAYASDFGLLTTSLLPHGKTVWQKDMQVASLDHALWFHADLRADDWLLYAMDSPWAGNSRGFSRGSVYNRAGQLVASVTQEGLIRHRKDWT; this is encoded by the coding sequence ATGAGCCAAGTATTGGAAGATCTGGTGGACTTGCTGACCCTGGAGCCGATCGAGGAAAACCTCTTTCGCGGCCGCAGCCAGGACCTGGGTTTTCGTCAACTGTTCGGCGGCCAGGTGCTCGGCCAGTCGCTGTCGGCGGCCAGCCAGACCGTAGAAGAAGCGCGGCATGTGCACTCATTGCACGGCTATTTCCTGCGTCCCGGTGATGCAGCATTGCCGGTTGTGTATTCGGTCGACCGTGTGCGCGATGGCGGCAGTTTCAGCACGCGCCGGGTCACCGCGATCCAGAAGGGCAACCCGATCTTCACCTGCAGCGCCTCGTTCCAGTACGACGAAGAGGGCTTCGCACACCAGAGCACCATGCCCGTGGTGGTCGGCCCGGAAAACCTGCCGTCGGAGCTGGAGCTGACCCAGCAACGCGCGCACCTGATCCCCGAGCATATGCGCGACAAGCTGCTGTGCCCCAAGCCGATCGAAGTGCGCCCGGTCACCGAAAAAGACCCGTTCAACCCGCAGCCGTCCGACCCGGTCAAGTACGTGTGGTTTCGTGCCGACGGCGCGTTGGCCGACACGCCTGCGCTGCACAAATACCTGCTGGCCTACGCCTCGGACTTCGGCTTGCTGACCACCTCGTTGCTGCCCCATGGCAAGACCGTGTGGCAGAAAGACATGCAGGTCGCCAGCCTCGACCACGCGCTGTGGTTCCACGCCGACCTGCGCGCCGATGACTGGTTGCTCTACGCCATGGACAGCCCGTGGGCCGGCAATTCCCGTGGGTTCTCCCGTGGCAGCGTGTACAACCGCGCGGGGCAATTGGTGGCTTCGGTAACGCAGGAAGGCTTGATCCGCCATCGCAAGGATTGGACGTGA
- a CDS encoding GNAT family N-acetyltransferase produces MEPILELESARLVLRQWRDSDLPEFARMCADPQVMRYFPARLSHLESAALIGRIRGHFAEYGFGLWALQRKDSGEFIGLTGLQHVSFDAAFTPAVEIGWRLAREHWGLGYASEAAWTALRCGFDRLQLDEVVAFTTEANMPSQKVMQAIGMHYDPLADFAHPKVAADDPLRHHVLYRITRAQWLDTLHG; encoded by the coding sequence ATGGAGCCGATACTCGAACTGGAAAGTGCGCGCCTGGTGCTGCGCCAATGGCGCGACAGCGACCTGCCGGAGTTTGCGCGCATGTGCGCCGACCCACAGGTGATGCGCTATTTCCCGGCCAGGCTGAGCCACCTGGAAAGCGCTGCATTGATCGGCCGCATTCGTGGCCACTTCGCCGAATATGGCTTCGGCCTGTGGGCCTTGCAGCGCAAGGACAGCGGCGAGTTCATCGGCTTGACCGGCTTGCAGCATGTCAGCTTTGACGCCGCCTTCACCCCGGCGGTGGAAATCGGCTGGCGCCTGGCCCGCGAACATTGGGGCCTGGGCTACGCCAGCGAAGCGGCGTGGACGGCGTTGCGCTGCGGCTTCGATCGCTTGCAGCTGGATGAAGTCGTCGCCTTTACCACCGAAGCCAACATGCCATCACAAAAAGTCATGCAGGCCATCGGTATGCATTACGATCCCCTGGCAGATTTTGCACACCCCAAGGTCGCAGCCGATGACCCGCTGCGCCATCATGTGTTGTACCGCATCACCCGCGCCCAATGGTTGGACACGCTGCACGGATAA
- a CDS encoding histone deacetylase produces MPLPLIYHDDYSPEFPADHRFPMDKFRLLRDHLVSSGLTEDSQLLRPQLCPPEILALAHDPGYIERYMGGELSREDQRRLGLPWNEALARRTVRAVGGSILAAEQALEHGLACHLAGGTHHAHYDYPAGFCIFNDLAVISHYLLASGRVNRVLIFDCDVHQGDGTARILHDTPEAITVSLHCEKNFPARKAQSDWDIPLPMGMGDGDYLKVVDDALNYLLPLYQPDLVLYDAGVDVHKDDALGYLKLTDQGVAARDESVMRHCLGRDIPVMGVIGGGYSKDRPALARRHGILHHSAQRVWTSSGCH; encoded by the coding sequence ATGCCTTTACCACTGATCTACCACGATGATTACAGCCCCGAGTTCCCGGCGGACCACCGCTTCCCCATGGACAAGTTCCGCCTGTTGCGTGACCACTTGGTGTCCAGCGGGTTGACCGAGGACAGCCAACTGCTGCGCCCGCAACTGTGCCCACCCGAGATCCTGGCGCTGGCCCATGACCCCGGCTACATCGAACGCTACATGGGCGGTGAACTGTCCCGCGAAGACCAGCGCCGCCTCGGCCTGCCGTGGAACGAAGCCCTGGCGCGGCGTACCGTGCGGGCGGTGGGCGGCTCGATCCTCGCCGCCGAACAGGCGCTGGAACACGGGCTCGCCTGCCACCTGGCGGGCGGCACGCACCACGCCCACTACGATTACCCGGCGGGCTTTTGCATCTTCAACGACCTGGCGGTGATCAGCCATTACCTGCTCGCCAGCGGCCGGGTCAATCGCGTGCTGATCTTCGACTGCGACGTGCACCAGGGCGACGGCACCGCACGCATCCTCCATGACACACCGGAGGCCATCACCGTGTCGCTGCACTGCGAAAAGAACTTCCCCGCACGCAAGGCCCAGAGCGACTGGGACATCCCGCTGCCCATGGGCATGGGCGACGGCGACTACCTCAAGGTGGTGGACGATGCGCTCAATTACCTGCTGCCGCTCTACCAGCCGGACCTGGTGCTGTACGACGCCGGCGTCGACGTGCACAAGGACGACGCCCTCGGCTACCTCAAGCTGACAGACCAAGGCGTCGCCGCCCGCGATGAAAGCGTGATGCGCCACTGCCTGGGCCGCGACATCCCGGTGATGGGCGTGATCGGCGGCGGCTACAGCAAGGACCGCCCTGCCCTGGCCCGCCGCCACGGCATCCTGCACCACAGCGCACAACGGGTGTGGACGTCATCAGGTTGTCATTGA
- a CDS encoding TIGR03862 family flavoprotein, whose amino-acid sequence MPQTAPQHVTIIGGGPAGLMAAEVLSQAGLRVDLYDGMPSVGRKFLLAGVGGMNITHSEAYPAFLSRYAERAPYIAPLLRGFGAEALCEWIHGLGIETFVGTSGRVFPTDMKAAPLLRAWLKRLRDQGVVIHTRHRWTGWNAHGDLLIHSLDGEKTVRGDAVLLALGGGSWSRLGSDGTWLKLLEGKGVPCAPLQASNCGFEVSAWSELMVSKFAGAPLKNVAIGLGDDKPRLGECVITAAGIEGSLIYALSAPIREAINTTGSATVNIDLLPSKPVDKVQAALAKPRGSRSMSKHLHSQLGLDGVKAALLRELAPAEHFNDPAQLAAAIKALPLTLVKTRPMDEAISTAGGVPFEALDERLMLKQLPGVFCAGEMLDWEAPTGGYLLTGCFASGRAAGRGMVEWLKR is encoded by the coding sequence ATGCCCCAGACCGCACCCCAACACGTCACCATCATCGGCGGCGGCCCCGCCGGGCTGATGGCCGCCGAAGTCTTGAGCCAGGCGGGGCTGCGCGTGGACCTGTACGACGGCATGCCGTCGGTGGGGCGCAAATTCCTGCTGGCCGGTGTTGGCGGCATGAACATCACCCACTCCGAAGCCTACCCGGCGTTTCTGTCGCGCTACGCCGAACGAGCGCCGTACATCGCCCCGCTGCTGCGTGGATTTGGCGCCGAAGCATTGTGCGAATGGATACATGGGTTGGGTATCGAAACCTTTGTCGGCACCTCCGGCCGGGTGTTTCCTACCGACATGAAAGCCGCCCCCCTACTGCGCGCCTGGCTCAAGCGCCTGCGCGACCAGGGCGTGGTTATCCACACCCGGCACCGTTGGACCGGCTGGAATGCCCACGGCGATTTACTTATCCACAGTCTCGACGGCGAAAAAACCGTGCGCGGCGATGCGGTACTGTTGGCCCTCGGCGGTGGCAGTTGGTCGCGCCTGGGTTCCGACGGTACCTGGCTCAAGCTGCTGGAAGGCAAAGGCGTGCCCTGTGCCCCGCTGCAAGCGAGCAACTGCGGCTTCGAGGTGTCAGCCTGGAGCGAGTTGATGGTCAGCAAATTCGCCGGTGCGCCGTTGAAAAACGTCGCCATCGGCTTGGGCGACGACAAACCCCGGCTGGGGGAATGTGTGATCACCGCCGCCGGTATCGAAGGCAGTTTGATCTACGCGTTGTCGGCGCCGATTCGCGAGGCGATCAATACAACCGGTTCGGCCACCGTGAATATCGACCTGTTGCCGAGCAAGCCTGTGGATAAGGTTCAAGCTGCATTGGCCAAGCCCCGTGGTTCGCGCTCGATGAGCAAACACTTGCACAGCCAGTTGGGGCTGGATGGCGTGAAAGCGGCGTTATTACGCGAGTTGGCGCCCGCCGAACACTTCAACGATCCGGCGCAGCTGGCCGCCGCCATCAAGGCCCTGCCGCTGACCCTGGTGAAAACCCGGCCGATGGACGAAGCGATCAGCACCGCCGGCGGCGTGCCGTTCGAAGCGCTGGATGAGCGCTTGATGCTCAAGCAATTGCCAGGCGTATTTTGTGCCGGAGAGATGCTGGACTGGGAAGCACCGACGGGCGGGTATTTGCTGACGGGGTGTTTTGCCAGCGGGCGAGCGGCTGGGCGGGGGATGGTGGAGTGGCTTAAACGCTGA
- a CDS encoding DEAD/DEAH box helicase — MTFASLGLIEPLLRALETLGYQTPTPVQAQAIPAVLAGRDLMAAAQTGTGKTAGFALPLLQLLTMEGPKVAANSARALILCPTRELAEQVHASVAEYAQNLPLTTYAVYGGVSINPQMMKLRKGVDILVATPGRLIDLFRQNALKLNQLQTLVLDEADRMLDLGFSEELANIYRMLPKKRQTLLFSATFSDDIRLLAGQMLNDPLSIEVSPRNVAANTVKQWVVPVDKKRKPELFVHLMRKGRWKQVLVFAKTRNGVDALVDKLQGLGINADGIHGDKPQATRQRALDRFKASEVQILVATDVAARGLDIEDLPLVVNFDLPIVAEDYIHRIGRTGRAGNTGEAISLVCADEVNMLSAIEMLTRQTLTRKMEPDFEPEHRVPDTDASGQVVKKPKKPKKPKTSGGGGKRNLGKWVDSGDAAPAEPSIKPVRKVPVFNTGPRKKK; from the coding sequence ATGACTTTCGCCTCCCTTGGCCTGATCGAACCCTTGCTGCGCGCCCTTGAGACGCTCGGCTACCAGACCCCGACGCCGGTGCAGGCGCAAGCCATTCCGGCGGTATTGGCCGGTCGCGACCTGATGGCTGCGGCCCAGACCGGCACCGGCAAGACCGCCGGTTTCGCCCTGCCGCTGCTGCAACTGCTGACCATGGAAGGGCCGAAAGTCGCCGCCAACTCGGCGCGTGCACTGATCCTGTGCCCGACCCGCGAGCTGGCCGAGCAGGTGCACGCCAGCGTCGCCGAATATGCGCAAAATCTGCCGCTGACCACTTACGCGGTGTACGGCGGTGTGAGCATCAACCCGCAGATGATGAAGCTGCGCAAGGGCGTCGACATCCTGGTCGCCACCCCTGGCCGCCTGATCGACCTGTTCCGCCAGAACGCGCTGAAGCTTAATCAGCTGCAAACCCTGGTGCTGGACGAAGCCGACCGCATGCTCGACCTGGGCTTCTCGGAAGAGCTGGCGAACATCTACCGCATGCTGCCGAAAAAGCGCCAGACGCTGCTGTTCTCCGCGACCTTCTCCGATGATATCCGCCTGCTCGCCGGGCAGATGCTCAACGACCCGCTGAGCATCGAAGTCAGCCCGCGCAACGTTGCCGCCAACACCGTGAAGCAGTGGGTTGTGCCGGTGGACAAGAAGCGCAAGCCGGAGTTGTTTGTGCACTTGATGCGCAAGGGTCGCTGGAAACAGGTGCTGGTGTTCGCCAAGACCCGTAACGGCGTGGACGCGCTGGTGGACAAATTGCAGGGCCTGGGCATCAACGCCGATGGCATCCACGGCGACAAGCCGCAGGCGACCCGCCAGCGTGCGCTGGACCGCTTCAAGGCCAGCGAAGTGCAGATCCTGGTGGCCACCGACGTGGCAGCCCGTGGCCTGGACATCGAAGACCTGCCGCTGGTGGTCAATTTCGACCTGCCGATCGTGGCCGAGGACTACATCCACCGCATCGGCCGCACCGGGCGTGCGGGCAACACCGGCGAGGCGATTTCCCTGGTGTGTGCCGATGAAGTGAACATGCTGTCGGCCATCGAGATGCTCACGCGTCAGACGTTGACCCGCAAGATGGAGCCGGACTTTGAACCGGAGCACCGTGTGCCGGACACCGATGCCAGCGGCCAGGTGGTGAAGAAACCGAAAAAGCCGAAGAAACCTAAAACTTCCGGTGGTGGCGGCAAGCGCAACCTGGGCAAGTGGGTGGACAGTGGTGACGCGGCGCCGGCCGAGCCTTCGATCAAGCCGGTGCGCAAGGTACCTGTGTTTAATACCGGGCCGCGTAAGAAGAAGTGA
- the yedA gene encoding drug/metabolite exporter YedA — protein MPGPSRFPLPLIAAFFALYVIWGSTYLVIRIGVEYWPPLMLGGIRFLAAGAVMYGFLRWRGVPAPTWEQWKACAKIGILLLTFGNGAVTLAEHSGVSSGVAALAVATVPLFTLLCGYFWGARNTRLEWAGVILGIAGIAMLNMGSTLQSSPMGAALLLFAAASWAFGSVWSRRLPLPQGAMASAAEMLVAGVTLLIGSALTGERLHAMPPVEGWLALAYLAVFGSIIAFNAYMYLLKHVRPAAATSYAYVNPAVAVLLGIVFVGETIGMEEALAMLVIISAVLLISLPQWRKPKPEIR, from the coding sequence ATGCCTGGCCCAAGTCGCTTTCCCTTACCGTTGATCGCCGCCTTTTTTGCCTTGTATGTGATTTGGGGTTCCACCTACCTGGTGATCCGCATCGGCGTGGAGTACTGGCCACCGCTGATGCTCGGCGGGATTCGCTTTTTGGCGGCGGGGGCGGTGATGTATGGCTTCCTGCGCTGGCGCGGGGTGCCGGCGCCGACGTGGGAGCAGTGGAAGGCGTGCGCGAAGATCGGCATTTTGCTGCTGACCTTCGGCAACGGCGCGGTGACGTTGGCCGAACATTCCGGGGTGTCGTCCGGGGTGGCCGCGCTGGCGGTGGCGACGGTGCCGTTGTTTACTTTGCTCTGTGGATATTTCTGGGGTGCGCGTAATACCCGTCTGGAATGGGCGGGAGTGATCCTGGGGATTGCCGGTATCGCCATGCTCAATATGGGCAGCACCTTGCAATCGAGCCCGATGGGCGCTGCGTTGCTGCTGTTTGCCGCCGCTTCGTGGGCGTTCGGTTCGGTGTGGAGCCGGCGCTTGCCGCTGCCCCAGGGCGCGATGGCCAGTGCGGCGGAGATGTTGGTGGCGGGCGTAACGCTGCTGATCGGCAGCGCACTCACCGGCGAACGCCTGCACGCCATGCCTCCCGTCGAAGGCTGGCTGGCCCTGGCGTACCTGGCCGTGTTCGGCTCGATCATCGCCTTCAACGCCTATATGTACCTGCTCAAGCACGTCCGTCCGGCAGCGGCGACCAGTTATGCCTATGTGAACCCGGCGGTGGCGGTGTTGCTCGGGATTGTGTTCGTCGGCGAGACCATCGGCATGGAGGAAGCCCTGGCGATGCTGGTAATCATCAGTGCCGTCCTGCTGATCAGCCTGCCCCAGTGGCGCAAGCCCAAGCCGGAAATAAGGTAA
- a CDS encoding Lrp/AsnC family transcriptional regulator: protein MDKYDRMLLSALLEDGRASYAQLARTVNLSAPAVAERVAKLEASGVITGYQAKVDLSKVGLPIQCVIELRLTNHGSQKVYDALAEIPELTECHRVTGDPCVIMQAAVGSMPELENLINRVAKFGFSKTSIILSSAIERRVPLAQLESNGKNGG, encoded by the coding sequence ATGGACAAATACGACCGCATGCTCCTCAGCGCCCTGCTCGAAGATGGCCGTGCGTCCTACGCGCAACTGGCGCGCACGGTGAATCTCTCGGCACCGGCCGTGGCTGAGCGGGTGGCCAAGTTGGAGGCCAGCGGGGTGATCACGGGGTATCAGGCCAAGGTGGATCTGTCCAAGGTCGGCTTGCCGATTCAGTGTGTGATTGAACTGCGGTTGACCAACCACGGCAGCCAGAAGGTGTACGACGCCCTGGCGGAAATCCCCGAGCTGACGGAGTGCCACCGGGTGACGGGCGACCCGTGCGTGATCATGCAAGCGGCGGTGGGTTCTATGCCGGAGCTGGAGAACCTGATCAACCGGGTGGCGAAGTTCGGGTTCAGCAAGACGTCGATCATCTTGTCCAGCGCGATAGAGCGGCGGGTGCCGTTGGCGCAGTTGGAGAGCAATGGGAAAAATGGCGGCTGA
- a CDS encoding acyl carrier protein: MEGSLTRAQISERVIQLFVEIIGFIDRSQVSEQTDFIHDFKIIDDDLTCFIMQIKWQFNLHATQEDWDHITTIKQVVDLIEQRSSPL, encoded by the coding sequence ATGGAAGGTAGTCTCACCAGAGCCCAGATCAGCGAAAGGGTCATTCAGCTGTTCGTCGAAATCATTGGCTTTATCGACCGAAGCCAGGTGTCGGAGCAAACGGACTTCATCCATGACTTCAAGATCATCGATGACGACCTGACCTGTTTCATCATGCAGATCAAGTGGCAATTCAACCTGCATGCGACTCAGGAAGATTGGGATCACATCACCACGATCAAGCAGGTTGTCGATCTGATTGAACAGCGCTCAAGTCCGCTGTGA
- a CDS encoding DUF3077 domain-containing protein produces the protein MVKVTPDPPSFLSEDALLHRRAIDYYLKASAPDAPNFILNDNLSFEDALAHAADLLHCAVETAHSSAESMNVQQRAVMHLVEMAKVVVDQTLDCTQSR, from the coding sequence ATGGTCAAAGTCACCCCCGATCCACCCAGTTTTCTCAGCGAAGACGCCCTGCTCCACCGCCGAGCCATCGACTACTACCTCAAAGCGTCCGCCCCGGATGCGCCGAACTTCATTCTGAATGACAACCTGAGCTTCGAAGACGCCCTCGCCCATGCGGCGGATTTGCTGCATTGCGCGGTAGAGACAGCACACTCATCGGCAGAATCAATGAATGTGCAGCAGCGGGCAGTGATGCATCTGGTGGAGATGGCGAAGGTGGTCGTGGATCAGACGCTGGATTGCACACAGTCTCGATGA
- a CDS encoding PolC-type DNA polymerase III — protein MERIAVIDFETTGISPSSQCRATEIAVVILERGQIVDRYQSLMKTGVHVPAFIEQLTGISNAMLRSAPPAERVMNEVNEFVGTTPLLAHNAAFDQKFWDFELGLIRRTRLQKFACSLLLARRLMPSAPNHKLGTLNAFAQLPHTGKAHRAMADAEMAANLTAHLAQELRGTHGLRELSHDLLCSLQKVPAAKITEHLKKHRAL, from the coding sequence TTGGAACGTATAGCGGTCATCGACTTTGAAACCACCGGCATCAGCCCGAGCAGCCAGTGCCGCGCCACGGAAATCGCCGTGGTCATCCTTGAGCGTGGTCAGATCGTGGACCGCTACCAGAGCCTGATGAAAACCGGCGTGCACGTGCCCGCGTTCATCGAACAACTCACCGGCATCAGCAACGCCATGCTGCGCAGCGCGCCGCCGGCCGAGCGGGTGATGAACGAGGTCAACGAGTTCGTCGGCACCACCCCGCTGCTGGCGCACAACGCCGCGTTCGACCAGAAGTTCTGGGACTTCGAGCTGGGCCTGATCCGCCGCACCCGCCTGCAGAAGTTTGCCTGCTCGCTGCTGCTGGCGCGGCGCTTGATGCCCTCGGCGCCGAACCACAAACTCGGCACCCTGAATGCGTTCGCCCAGTTGCCCCACACCGGCAAGGCTCACCGGGCGATGGCGGATGCGGAGATGGCGGCCAACCTTACGGCGCACCTGGCGCAGGAACTGCGCGGTACGCATGGTTTGCGCGAACTGTCCCATGACTTGCTGTGCAGCTTGCAGAAAGTCCCGGCGGCGAAGATTACCGAACACCTGAAGAAACATCGCGCGCTCTAA
- a CDS encoding NYN domain-containing protein, which translates to MKKIAVFADVQNLYYTVRQAYGCHFNYAALWADISARGQIVEAYAYAIDRGDSKQQQFQQILRNLGFTVKLKPYIQRSDGSAKGDWDVGITLDIMDAADHVDEIVLASGDGDFDMLLERIINKHGVEAVAYGVPGLTAASLIRAASRYVPIEGALLLK; encoded by the coding sequence GTGAAGAAAATTGCAGTGTTCGCCGATGTACAAAACCTCTACTACACCGTGCGCCAAGCGTATGGCTGCCACTTCAACTACGCCGCCCTGTGGGCTGACATCAGCGCCCGCGGGCAGATCGTCGAGGCGTACGCCTATGCCATCGACCGTGGCGACAGCAAGCAGCAGCAGTTCCAGCAGATCCTGCGCAACCTGGGCTTCACGGTAAAACTCAAGCCGTACATCCAGCGCAGCGACGGCTCGGCCAAGGGCGACTGGGACGTGGGCATCACCCTCGACATCATGGACGCCGCGGACCACGTCGACGAAATCGTGCTGGCTTCCGGTGACGGGGACTTCGACATGCTGCTCGAACGCATCATCAACAAGCATGGCGTCGAAGCCGTGGCCTACGGCGTGCCGGGGCTGACGGCCGCCTCGTTGATACGTGCGGCCAGCCGCTACGTGCCGATCGAAGGCGCGCTGCTGCTCAAATAA
- a CDS encoding DUF2076 domain-containing protein, translating to MNSEEQTLIDGLFSRLQQAETDSAPRDALAEARIKEHMTRQPAAGYYMTQSILVQEHALKSLDAQNKQQAQQIQQLQEELQQAKSQSAQPAPSSGGFLSSIFGGGGSREQQPAQSAPASTGGWREPARPSFNQAPAPQQSYQQPPAAAAPIGSGFLGGAMKTAAGVAGGVLLAEGISSLFHHNQQPQVVEEIIEQPAPASDQGGWGNDDQKFAGNDNWGSNNSDSFADSDYSDDSSSFGDDDSFV from the coding sequence ATGAACAGCGAAGAGCAAACCCTGATCGATGGACTGTTTTCACGGTTGCAACAAGCCGAAACGGACTCAGCCCCCCGCGACGCCCTGGCCGAAGCGCGGATCAAGGAGCATATGACGCGCCAACCGGCGGCCGGGTACTACATGACCCAGTCGATCCTGGTGCAGGAACACGCGCTCAAGAGCCTCGACGCGCAGAACAAGCAACAGGCGCAACAGATCCAGCAGTTGCAGGAAGAGTTGCAACAAGCCAAATCCCAATCGGCCCAGCCAGCGCCGAGCAGCGGTGGTTTTCTGTCGAGCATCTTTGGCGGTGGCGGTTCCCGTGAGCAGCAACCGGCCCAGAGCGCTCCGGCGTCTACGGGCGGCTGGCGTGAACCGGCGCGGCCGTCGTTCAACCAGGCGCCTGCGCCGCAACAAAGTTATCAACAGCCTCCCGCTGCCGCCGCCCCGATTGGCAGCGGCTTCCTTGGTGGTGCGATGAAAACCGCCGCTGGCGTGGCCGGCGGTGTGTTGCTGGCGGAAGGCATCAGCAGCCTGTTCCATCACAACCAGCAGCCGCAGGTGGTGGAAGAAATCATCGAGCAACCGGCACCGGCCAGCGATCAAGGTGGCTGGGGCAATGACGACCAGAAGTTTGCCGGCAACGACAACTGGGGCAGCAACAACTCGGACAGCTTTGCCGACAGCGATTATTCCGACGATTCCTCCTCCTTCGGCGACGACGATTCCTTCGTCTGA